From the genome of Bacteroides sp. MSB163, one region includes:
- a CDS encoding NADPH-dependent oxidoreductase: MEILKQRRTIRKYQQKDISSDLLNDLLNSAFRASTVGNMQVYSVIVTRDAERKARLAPAHFNQPMVKTAPVVLTFCIDLRRFTKWCEQRKATPGYNNLEWFVTGSVDALLAAQTFCVAAEEKGLGICYLGTTTYNPQMIIEALELPELVFPITTVTVGWPAEEPVQVDRLPLEAIVHEETYHDYTPEDIDRLYAYKESLPENKQFIFENNKETLAQVFTDVRYKKEDNEVMSENLWKVIKKQGF, from the coding sequence ATGGAAATCCTAAAACAGAGAAGAACAATCCGCAAATATCAACAGAAAGATATTTCTTCGGATTTGTTAAATGATTTGCTTAATTCTGCATTTCGGGCCTCTACAGTCGGAAATATGCAGGTGTACAGTGTAATTGTAACGCGTGATGCAGAACGGAAAGCTAGATTGGCACCGGCTCATTTCAATCAGCCGATGGTGAAAACTGCACCTGTGGTTTTGACATTTTGTATAGACCTGCGCCGTTTTACTAAATGGTGCGAACAGCGAAAAGCAACTCCCGGGTATAATAATTTGGAGTGGTTCGTAACCGGCTCTGTAGATGCCTTGCTGGCTGCACAGACTTTTTGTGTGGCTGCGGAAGAAAAAGGATTAGGTATATGTTATCTGGGTACGACGACTTACAATCCGCAAATGATAATCGAAGCTCTGGAGTTACCAGAATTGGTATTTCCTATTACAACAGTGACAGTAGGTTGGCCTGCTGAGGAGCCTGTACAGGTAGATCGATTGCCTCTGGAAGCTATTGTACATGAGGAGACGTATCATGATTATACTCCTGAAGACATAGATCGCTTGTATGCCTATAAGGAATCTTTGCCCGAAAACAAGCAATTTATTTTTGAAAACAACAAAGAAACCTTGGCTCAAGTCTTTACGGATGTACGTTATAAGAAAGAAGATAACGAAGTAATGTCGGAGAATCTTTGGAAAGTAATAAAAAAGCAGGGTTTTTAA